The following are from one region of the Moritella sp. 24 genome:
- a CDS encoding glycosyltransferase family 2 protein, which translates to MKISLIITTYNWPEALGRVLDSVSKQTELPHEVIIADDGSTDETRLLIEEWQKKLPVTLLHSWQEDDGFRAARSRNLAISKASSDYIVMIDGDMVLHQGFLLSHHKFAEDGFFVQGSRVILDKEESKKVLRNKKISFFSKGIKNRFNAIHLPLLTPLYRSQSFSMRGIKTCNIAFWKTDLEKVNGFNNKFIGWGREDSELVCRLYNLGIKRKNLKLGGCAFHLYHPENERTMLPENDLLLQEASELKLIECKDGLKEVSIF; encoded by the coding sequence ATGAAAATATCACTAATAATTACGACATATAATTGGCCTGAAGCTTTGGGTAGAGTCTTAGACAGTGTTTCTAAACAAACTGAGTTACCTCATGAGGTTATTATTGCTGATGATGGTTCTACAGATGAGACTCGTTTATTAATTGAAGAGTGGCAGAAGAAACTACCAGTAACTTTACTTCATAGCTGGCAGGAAGATGATGGTTTTCGTGCAGCTAGAAGTCGGAACTTAGCTATATCTAAAGCGAGTAGTGATTATATCGTAATGATTGATGGTGATATGGTTTTACATCAGGGGTTTTTATTATCTCATCATAAATTCGCTGAAGATGGTTTTTTTGTACAAGGTTCTAGAGTAATATTGGATAAAGAAGAGAGTAAAAAAGTTTTAAGAAATAAAAAAATTAGTTTTTTTTCGAAAGGAATAAAAAATAGATTTAATGCAATACATTTACCTTTATTGACTCCTCTGTATCGTAGTCAGTCTTTTTCTATGCGGGGTATTAAAACTTGTAATATAGCGTTTTGGAAAACTGACCTAGAAAAGGTTAATGGCTTTAATAATAAATTTATAGGTTGGGGAAGAGAAGATAGCGAACTTGTTTGCAGACTCTATAATTTAGGTATTAAGCGAAAAAATTTAAAACTAGGAGGGTGTGCTTTCCATCTTTACCATCCAGAAAATGAACGGACGATGCTTCCTGAAAATGATTTACTTTTACAGGAAGCAAGTGAACTAAAGTTAATAGAATGCAAAGATGGATTAAAAGAAGTATCTATTTTTTAA